A portion of the Simkania negevensis Z genome contains these proteins:
- the htpX gene encoding protease HtpX — protein MRFVKRIFLFLIINFLVVMTISTVLSVLGVKPYLNSYGLDIRSLMIFCVIWGMGGALISLALSRKMAKWLMRVQVIDPTRATGADLALTTTVERLARNAGLSASPEVGIFHSSEPNAFATGPSQKRALVAVSTGLLDKMSDSEIEAVLGHEITHISNGDMVTMTLIQGIVNAFVMFLARILAYALSALGRGDNRRGSFMSFYLLTFVFEILFMILGSMVVAFFSRRREFRADLGGAMLSSKDKMIGALERLKSFSKEGRRNPEQNSQAAINAMMISRPSKLGLLRLFATHPPLDERIKHLRESV, from the coding sequence ATGAGATTTGTAAAAAGAATTTTTTTATTTCTCATCATCAACTTTTTGGTGGTGATGACCATTTCCACAGTTCTCTCTGTTCTAGGGGTAAAACCGTATCTAAACTCTTATGGCCTTGACATCCGCTCTCTTATGATCTTTTGCGTCATTTGGGGAATGGGTGGCGCACTTATTTCTCTCGCTTTATCGCGCAAAATGGCTAAGTGGCTCATGCGCGTTCAAGTGATCGACCCGACGCGGGCAACAGGAGCTGATTTAGCCCTGACAACCACAGTTGAACGTCTCGCTCGCAATGCCGGACTTTCCGCTAGTCCCGAAGTAGGTATTTTCCACTCTTCTGAGCCTAATGCTTTTGCCACGGGGCCTTCTCAAAAGCGTGCACTCGTCGCTGTTTCTACGGGGTTGCTTGATAAGATGAGCGACTCAGAAATCGAAGCCGTTTTGGGACATGAAATCACCCATATCTCGAATGGAGACATGGTCACCATGACACTCATTCAAGGAATCGTCAATGCCTTCGTTATGTTCCTTGCCCGCATTTTAGCATATGCCCTTTCTGCTCTTGGACGAGGAGATAACAGACGGGGGTCTTTTATGAGCTTTTATCTCTTAACCTTTGTGTTTGAAATTCTCTTCATGATTTTAGGATCGATGGTCGTTGCCTTTTTCTCGCGCAGAAGGGAATTTCGTGCAGATTTGGGAGGAGCCATGCTATCGAGTAAAGACAAGATGATCGGAGCCCTTGAACGTTTAAAGTCTTTTTCTAAAGAAGGACGCAGAAACCCCGAGCAAAATAGTCAAGCTGCCATCAATGCGATGATGATTTCTCGGCCAAGCAAGCTAGGACTCTTAAGACTTTTCGCAACCCATCCCCCCCTAGATGAAAGGATCAAGCACCTTAGAGAAAGTGTGTAA
- a CDS encoding coiled-coil domain-containing protein, whose protein sequence is MVKRYIKQWSDFSSSPIKPLFWMLIGPLLILLTLLVSLPTFYDPFLPCVSVLGLLLAWKWGMNGLSVTLLTFAAYFGSHFFLGAHGVPLWKFGWGCSLALALTISFLAMEELKKYYHTLKSEGDHSIAELKVSLHTIGEKAASEKRKVESEVERLHKELKASHDEMQALLQLVEASRVEAEKSQHQNETLSAESLKQHRQIETLKLQSDESMEELESLQEQHMRLLEENRKRLKKLNHARTEYAQMQLLFDAAQKDFQKFRAVILSQRQQLQEKTVPITPVKTPAKPKSQEDRSQQLVLKTLEKDKTTIKKMYEQMQKDHTKLTKMLKEAKANEEEHLHTLESQVLDNQKKLEQTKSELVSLEREIFAVKKGMQQQGLEVS, encoded by the coding sequence ATGGTCAAGCGGTACATCAAACAGTGGAGTGATTTTTCTTCTTCACCTATTAAACCTCTCTTTTGGATGCTGATTGGGCCGCTCCTTATTCTTTTGACCTTGCTTGTTTCTCTTCCAACTTTTTATGACCCTTTCCTCCCGTGCGTTTCAGTTTTAGGCCTTTTACTTGCTTGGAAATGGGGAATGAATGGCCTTTCTGTCACACTTTTGACATTTGCTGCCTATTTTGGATCTCACTTTTTCTTAGGAGCGCATGGAGTTCCTCTTTGGAAGTTTGGTTGGGGGTGCTCTCTAGCCCTTGCTTTGACGATTTCATTTCTCGCCATGGAAGAACTGAAAAAATATTACCATACGCTTAAAAGTGAAGGCGATCATTCCATTGCCGAGCTCAAGGTTTCTCTTCATACGATTGGAGAAAAAGCAGCATCGGAGAAAAGGAAAGTGGAGTCAGAAGTAGAGCGACTTCATAAAGAACTCAAAGCTTCTCATGATGAAATGCAAGCCCTATTGCAACTTGTAGAAGCGAGTCGTGTTGAAGCGGAAAAAAGTCAGCATCAAAATGAAACTCTTTCTGCTGAATCTTTAAAACAGCATCGTCAAATTGAAACGCTCAAGCTCCAGTCTGATGAATCGATGGAGGAACTTGAAAGTCTACAAGAGCAACATATGCGTCTCTTAGAAGAAAACCGCAAGCGGCTTAAAAAACTCAACCATGCGCGTACGGAGTATGCTCAGATGCAACTTCTTTTTGATGCGGCTCAAAAAGATTTCCAAAAATTTCGCGCTGTTATCTTAAGTCAACGGCAGCAGCTTCAAGAAAAAACAGTTCCTATAACGCCTGTAAAGACTCCTGCAAAACCTAAGTCTCAAGAAGATCGGAGTCAACAGCTCGTGCTAAAAACGCTTGAAAAGGACAAAACGACAATCAAGAAAATGTACGAGCAGATGCAAAAAGATCATACTAAACTGACCAAGATGCTCAAAGAGGCCAAGGCTAACGAAGAAGAGCATCTCCATACCCTTGAAAGTCAAGTGTTGGATAATCAAAAGAAGCTCGAGCAAACCAAGTCAGAGCTCGTCTCTCTAGAGCGCGAGATCTTTGCTGTCAAAAAGGGGATGCAGCAGCAAGGTCTTGAAGTTTCCTAA
- the rpsR gene encoding 30S ribosomal protein S18: MGKKFGDLGFKKRKTCPFVLAGVKKVDYKDIDTLSRFITERGKILPRRITGVSHRFQKLLCAAIKRARHMALLPFVGEE, encoded by the coding sequence ATGGGTAAAAAATTTGGTGATCTCGGATTTAAAAAACGTAAAACCTGCCCCTTTGTCCTTGCAGGTGTCAAGAAAGTCGATTATAAAGATATCGATACACTCTCTCGTTTCATCACTGAGCGAGGAAAAATTCTCCCTCGTCGTATTACTGGAGTTTCTCACCGTTTTCAGAAACTTCTTTGCGCGGCGATTAAACGAGCTCGGCACATGGCTCTTTTGCCTTTTGTAGGGGAGGAATAA
- the ispE gene encoding 4-(cytidine 5'-diphospho)-2-C-methyl-D-erythritol kinase: protein MNLKREAKSKLALFSPAKLNLFFRVLAKREDGYHEIASLMQAISLGDILYFEKGDFDTLTSSDSSLPCDETNLIWRARALFREKTGLFFPVQIHVEKRIPVEAGLGGGSSNLATTLWALNELGGNIATEADLRLWAGTFSSDAPFFFSPGTAYCTGRGEKITALAPLPNRKLWLAKPEGGMSTPLVYRHCKPHACSSEDPKKLLEEHVYVNDLEAPAFTLRSQLSQVKQDLLSLGFDCVVMTGSGSTFFCFGDVKTPKLDGVEMIPVTFLTRSENCWYNSRECEKMMSYGSTTL, encoded by the coding sequence ATGAACTTGAAGAGAGAAGCAAAAAGTAAGCTCGCCCTTTTTTCTCCGGCGAAGCTCAATCTCTTTTTTCGCGTTCTTGCGAAACGTGAAGATGGCTATCATGAGATTGCAAGTCTCATGCAAGCCATCTCCCTTGGGGATATTCTCTATTTTGAAAAAGGGGACTTTGATACCCTGACATCAAGTGACTCTAGTTTGCCTTGTGATGAAACCAACCTCATCTGGAGAGCTCGCGCTCTTTTTCGCGAGAAAACTGGTCTTTTCTTTCCTGTACAAATTCACGTTGAAAAAAGGATTCCTGTCGAAGCCGGATTAGGCGGTGGCAGCAGTAACCTTGCTACAACACTTTGGGCTCTAAACGAGCTCGGCGGCAATATTGCAACAGAGGCCGATCTTCGCCTTTGGGCAGGAACTTTTTCTTCCGATGCGCCCTTCTTTTTTTCTCCTGGCACTGCGTACTGTACAGGGCGAGGGGAAAAAATTACTGCACTTGCTCCTCTTCCCAACCGAAAGCTCTGGCTTGCAAAACCAGAAGGAGGGATGTCAACTCCTCTTGTTTACCGTCATTGCAAACCGCATGCCTGTTCTAGTGAAGACCCAAAAAAACTGCTCGAAGAACATGTCTATGTAAACGATTTAGAAGCTCCGGCTTTTACACTTCGAAGTCAGCTTAGCCAAGTGAAACAAGATCTTTTGTCTCTTGGATTTGATTGTGTGGTCATGACAGGAAGCGGTAGCACCTTTTTTTGCTTTGGAGATGTAAAAACTCCCAAACTTGATGGAGTCGAAATGATTCCTGTGACTTTTCTTACACGATCAGAAAATTGTTGGTACAATAGTCGTGAATGTGAGAAAATGATGTCCTATGGTAGTACAACTTTATGA
- a CDS encoding ankyrin repeat domain-containing protein, whose translation MVIQAGIQAYNRVLRFLERPYEESLRQRQYALYGLFGETVPKENEFLPSLTGRVTHLMISLLLHPAFFVLSSVLYYAMHYYALDSGRQFCQAIEDGDKKQLDFFLKIGWNPNQQFQGKPLIFIAYEKKQMKVLKRLLQEESCDPNLTWEGKTLYHLAAKNQDRNTISLLSASGANPSAKRGTDHFTPALLAYLEGDADLALKIIDRSNLVSSFVDRSKNTLLNYAWDKKDYPMVEKLIQRGAVPPSEKTLSHYEVMSLIYERKKELIGAQMVRAGWNVNAVGQDGHTILEKAVDDKDWGFARVLVKNGAHITTLRLDGTRLITFEQFQNDVGYYRDFLEDLDFLPQGWAKWNPRNWLDGEKYLDWAIPSLVERAKRNDFNPLEKVFFMGSDLAMQRLACCLSYSEFVQKLAALQIKYGNIQTDWILNALYQVDHWHYANFEDKAIEAESIEPPPKHIFLHTIVEEFNKLGKLSEAERTFQGHVYSQEELEQCLRTLISTITSRRPFAGLPSDPKRKEAFFKRLEVTLRQIAYFLRQENLSELDVIIKMLTRADALKRFEKEAPEMQKRIGMLLEALRNESSKDIQARLVQETLSSRLVDPEQEEATREYFLKRGIPLDDLTKEAINRINVERQALQREQTLSLKRSALLDLAYAGHCARDWHLVLYQIYCMLANRDYQILTFHDRVMIDLGRFRLELLQNHIYKGQRSAYKYALSMIGETRAIPAEPPDPEDLPTDINRTRMEEESHFDQFYQPNILVKAILETRNKDEYFQEFMLNYFRDVISKRWEEAPYKQIRREISLITNPKSLSGKQVQKFFARHGVELPEELNGREITIESALNHSRFMSCYGEVLSTNPQQTLPMGIAKMLQSMGYLRPRNSGIFKQSFGRTWSEWIRLNF comes from the coding sequence ATGGTCATTCAAGCAGGAATACAAGCTTACAATAGGGTCCTTCGGTTTTTGGAACGCCCCTATGAAGAGTCTCTCCGACAAAGGCAATATGCACTTTATGGGCTTTTTGGCGAGACGGTACCGAAGGAGAATGAATTCCTTCCCAGCTTAACGGGAAGAGTCACCCATCTCATGATTAGCCTACTTTTGCATCCGGCCTTCTTTGTTTTAAGTTCTGTCTTGTATTATGCCATGCACTACTATGCTTTAGATTCAGGGCGGCAGTTTTGCCAGGCGATTGAAGATGGCGACAAAAAACAATTAGACTTTTTTCTAAAAATTGGTTGGAATCCTAACCAACAATTTCAAGGGAAACCTCTCATTTTTATCGCGTATGAAAAGAAGCAAATGAAGGTTTTAAAACGGCTTTTACAAGAAGAATCCTGTGACCCTAACCTCACATGGGAAGGTAAAACCCTTTATCATCTCGCTGCGAAAAATCAAGATCGAAACACCATTAGCCTCCTTTCAGCTAGTGGAGCAAACCCAAGTGCTAAACGAGGGACAGATCATTTCACTCCTGCTCTCTTGGCCTATTTAGAAGGAGATGCTGATTTAGCTTTAAAAATTATCGATCGGTCCAATCTAGTCAGTAGCTTTGTAGACCGGAGCAAAAATACTCTTCTCAATTACGCATGGGACAAGAAAGATTATCCTATGGTGGAAAAATTGATTCAAAGAGGAGCAGTTCCTCCATCAGAGAAGACGCTATCTCATTATGAAGTGATGAGCCTGATTTATGAGCGCAAAAAAGAGCTCATAGGGGCGCAAATGGTTCGAGCTGGATGGAACGTGAATGCTGTAGGTCAGGATGGACACACCATTTTAGAAAAGGCGGTCGATGACAAAGACTGGGGTTTTGCAAGAGTTCTCGTCAAAAATGGAGCTCATATTACAACTTTGCGCTTAGATGGGACACGCTTAATTACATTTGAGCAATTCCAAAATGACGTGGGCTATTATCGGGATTTTTTAGAAGATTTAGATTTTCTCCCTCAAGGTTGGGCTAAGTGGAATCCTCGCAATTGGCTTGATGGAGAAAAGTATCTCGATTGGGCGATCCCTTCTCTTGTGGAGCGGGCCAAGCGAAACGATTTCAATCCCTTGGAAAAGGTCTTTTTTATGGGGTCTGATCTGGCAATGCAGCGACTTGCCTGCTGTTTAAGTTATTCTGAATTTGTTCAAAAATTAGCTGCACTTCAAATCAAATACGGCAATATCCAAACCGATTGGATTCTCAATGCTCTTTATCAAGTGGATCATTGGCATTATGCCAACTTTGAAGACAAAGCCATTGAAGCTGAATCAATCGAGCCTCCTCCCAAGCACATCTTTCTGCACACGATTGTTGAAGAGTTCAACAAATTAGGGAAGCTATCTGAAGCAGAAAGAACATTTCAAGGACATGTATATAGCCAAGAAGAACTAGAGCAGTGTTTAAGAACTCTCATTAGCACAATTACATCTCGAAGACCTTTTGCAGGGCTCCCTTCTGATCCCAAAAGAAAAGAAGCTTTTTTCAAGCGTTTAGAAGTGACCTTAAGACAAATTGCCTACTTTCTCCGTCAAGAGAATCTCTCGGAACTTGATGTGATTATTAAAATGCTTACAAGAGCTGATGCTTTGAAGCGTTTTGAAAAAGAGGCGCCGGAAATGCAAAAAAGGATTGGAATGCTTCTTGAAGCGTTACGAAACGAATCGTCAAAAGACATTCAAGCGCGACTTGTTCAGGAGACTCTTTCAAGTCGATTAGTTGATCCTGAACAAGAAGAAGCGACTAGGGAGTATTTTTTAAAAAGGGGCATTCCCCTTGATGATCTGACAAAAGAGGCAATTAATAGAATTAATGTAGAGAGACAAGCGTTACAAAGAGAGCAAACCCTGAGTTTGAAACGGTCAGCGCTTCTTGATTTAGCCTATGCAGGTCATTGTGCACGTGATTGGCACCTTGTCTTGTATCAAATCTATTGCATGCTAGCGAATCGAGATTATCAGATTTTAACGTTTCATGATCGGGTCATGATCGATCTTGGACGATTTCGTCTGGAATTACTTCAGAACCATATCTATAAAGGGCAGAGAAGCGCCTATAAATACGCTCTTAGCATGATTGGAGAAACTCGCGCCATTCCTGCTGAGCCACCAGATCCCGAAGATCTTCCTACAGATATCAATCGGACTCGTATGGAAGAAGAGAGCCATTTTGATCAGTTCTATCAACCAAACATACTTGTAAAAGCGATTTTGGAAACGCGCAATAAAGATGAGTATTTTCAAGAGTTTATGCTCAATTACTTTAGAGATGTTATTTCAAAAAGATGGGAAGAAGCTCCCTATAAACAGATTAGACGAGAGATTTCTCTGATAACAAATCCTAAGAGTTTATCTGGAAAACAGGTGCAAAAGTTTTTTGCTCGCCATGGAGTAGAACTGCCCGAAGAGTTGAATGGACGCGAGATCACTATAGAGTCAGCGCTAAATCATTCTCGTTTCATGAGCTGTTATGGCGAGGTCTTATCTACTAATCCACAACAAACCTTGCCAATGGGAATTGCTAAAATGCTTCAAAGTATGGGCTACCTGAGACCACGAAATAGTGGGATCTTTAAACAGAGTTTTGGGCGTACATGGTCAGAATGGATTAGATTAAATTTTTGA
- the rpsF gene encoding 30S ribosomal protein S6, producing the protein MKNQQKRLYEGMYILNASLSEDAQKKALSRITDLIEEHGGEIHKIHDQGRKKLAYEIDGHKQGNYYILYFSVIPSAISEMWKEYHLNEDLIRFITLQAEKVVEKIEFQPLPEA; encoded by the coding sequence ATGAAAAATCAGCAAAAGAGACTTTATGAAGGGATGTATATCCTAAATGCCTCTTTGAGCGAAGATGCGCAAAAAAAAGCACTTAGTCGCATCACAGACCTCATTGAAGAGCATGGAGGAGAGATCCACAAAATTCATGATCAAGGACGTAAGAAACTTGCTTATGAAATCGATGGCCACAAGCAGGGGAACTACTATATCCTCTATTTTTCTGTGATCCCCAGCGCGATTTCAGAAATGTGGAAAGAGTACCATCTCAACGAAGATTTAATCCGATTCATCACATTGCAAGCGGAAAAAGTCGTTGAGAAAATTGAATTCCAACCACTGCCAGAAGCGTAA
- a CDS encoding dipeptidase has product MIDQFKQWFADHRDTIYDDFFAFLKFASISTDPAHKKDMLACAGWLQKYLETFGFQTELWETSGHPTLYGENLSAGPDRPTLLFYLHYDVQPVTPLEEWNSPPFEPTVKEGKVVARGAVDNKGQCFYTLTALKAFHALSKKLGINVKLCIEGEEEIGSEGLSGILDAKKEKLKADYFLVIDFDMLGEKQPAITLGMRGITTINISCRNSTVDLHSGSFGGFVVNPARALMRAVSVMWDDEGKVTIPGFYDKVKSFQKEELEEFAWDVDPKDLAAPFKVGAFAGESGYSLLESNWIRPVLEINGMSSGYTGSGFKTIIPAKSMVKLSCRLVPDQDPKEILSLIADFLKKKLPAGIDVELELGHGSRGMITSPHSKLAEMTAQAFEEVFQTSCKKVLCGATIPIVPELAKVSGAELVMTGVGLAEDGMHAPNESFGLERFEKGFLSIARIVEILSGE; this is encoded by the coding sequence ATGATAGATCAATTCAAACAGTGGTTTGCAGATCATCGCGACACGATTTACGATGATTTCTTTGCCTTCTTAAAGTTTGCAAGTATTAGCACCGATCCGGCGCACAAAAAAGATATGCTTGCGTGTGCAGGATGGCTCCAAAAATACCTCGAGACGTTTGGTTTCCAAACAGAGCTTTGGGAAACTTCTGGACACCCAACTCTTTATGGAGAAAACTTGTCAGCAGGCCCCGATCGTCCCACACTCCTTTTTTACCTCCACTACGATGTTCAACCTGTCACCCCTTTGGAAGAGTGGAATTCACCCCCATTTGAACCGACTGTGAAAGAGGGGAAAGTTGTGGCACGAGGTGCTGTCGATAATAAGGGGCAATGCTTTTACACGTTGACGGCTCTAAAAGCCTTTCACGCCCTGTCGAAAAAACTAGGTATTAATGTGAAGCTCTGCATTGAAGGAGAGGAAGAAATTGGAAGTGAAGGGTTATCTGGGATTCTCGATGCAAAAAAGGAAAAACTTAAGGCAGATTATTTTCTTGTTATCGATTTTGACATGCTAGGCGAAAAGCAACCTGCGATTACGCTTGGAATGCGAGGCATCACCACAATCAATATCAGTTGTCGCAATTCAACAGTTGATCTTCACTCAGGGTCATTTGGGGGATTTGTCGTCAATCCCGCTCGAGCCTTGATGAGAGCTGTGAGCGTCATGTGGGATGACGAGGGAAAAGTGACAATTCCAGGGTTTTACGACAAAGTGAAGTCTTTTCAAAAAGAGGAGCTCGAGGAGTTTGCATGGGACGTTGATCCAAAAGATTTAGCAGCTCCTTTTAAAGTCGGAGCATTTGCAGGTGAAAGTGGGTATTCCTTGCTCGAATCGAATTGGATTCGACCTGTTCTTGAAATCAACGGAATGAGCAGTGGATATACTGGTAGTGGTTTTAAAACAATCATTCCTGCAAAGTCGATGGTCAAGCTATCTTGCCGTCTTGTTCCTGATCAAGATCCTAAGGAAATTTTAAGTCTCATCGCTGATTTTTTGAAAAAAAAGCTTCCAGCGGGTATAGATGTAGAACTGGAGCTCGGACATGGGTCGCGGGGAATGATCACCTCTCCCCATTCAAAGCTCGCTGAAATGACAGCGCAGGCTTTTGAAGAGGTTTTTCAAACCTCTTGTAAGAAGGTCTTGTGCGGTGCAACGATTCCGATCGTTCCAGAGCTCGCTAAAGTTAGCGGGGCCGAGCTTGTGATGACTGGGGTGGGCCTTGCCGAGGACGGCATGCATGCTCCAAATGAAAGTTTCGGGCTCGAGCGGTTTGAAAAGGGCTTTTTAAGCATTGCGAGGATTGTAGAAATCCTAAGCGGAGAATAA
- the rfaD gene encoding ADP-glyceromanno-heptose 6-epimerase, with product MVVQLYDDKLIVVTGAAGFIGSGVVRYLNEQGYSNLLLVDDFGKTEKWKNLRHKRFIDFISRHELFEYLMGRETEIEAFIHLGACSSTVEDDGDLFMETNYRYSVHLAEYALENDHRFIYASSAATYGDGSLGFSDDENKLDELRPLNIYGFSKQMFDKWLQEQGVLDKVVGLKYFNIYGPNEYEKGRMASMVMHMTRQIQETGKVRLFQSSEPEKFKDGDQCRDFYYVKDAAKMTCFFLDHDLSGIFNAGSGEANTWNKMAEIIFKAIGKKTNIEYIPMPKDLIGKYQNYTCAEMSKFRKGIEENDWTFENDYSFESGVHDYVSEYLLKDERW from the coding sequence ATGGTAGTACAACTTTATGATGATAAGCTAATTGTTGTGACAGGAGCCGCCGGTTTTATTGGATCGGGGGTTGTCCGTTACCTAAATGAACAGGGATATTCTAATCTCCTTCTAGTAGATGATTTTGGGAAAACAGAGAAGTGGAAAAACCTGCGTCATAAGCGTTTTATCGACTTCATTTCTCGTCACGAGCTTTTCGAATACCTCATGGGAAGAGAGACGGAAATTGAAGCTTTCATCCATCTTGGTGCTTGTTCAAGTACTGTCGAAGACGATGGCGACCTGTTCATGGAAACAAACTACCGTTACTCTGTCCATCTAGCTGAGTATGCCCTCGAAAATGACCACCGTTTCATTTATGCTTCTTCAGCAGCAACCTATGGCGATGGATCTCTTGGATTCTCCGATGATGAAAATAAGCTCGATGAGCTGCGTCCCCTCAACATTTACGGCTTTTCCAAACAAATGTTTGACAAGTGGCTCCAAGAACAAGGTGTGTTAGACAAAGTTGTCGGCCTCAAGTATTTTAACATCTATGGCCCGAATGAATACGAAAAGGGGCGCATGGCATCCATGGTCATGCATATGACCCGTCAAATCCAAGAAACGGGGAAAGTACGTCTCTTTCAATCTTCCGAGCCTGAGAAGTTCAAAGATGGTGACCAATGTCGCGACTTTTACTATGTGAAAGACGCTGCTAAAATGACTTGCTTCTTCCTCGACCATGACCTTAGTGGCATCTTCAATGCAGGAAGTGGCGAGGCCAATACATGGAACAAAATGGCAGAAATCATCTTCAAGGCTATTGGCAAAAAGACCAATATCGAATATATCCCAATGCCTAAGGACCTTATCGGCAAATACCAAAATTATACCTGTGCCGAAATGAGCAAATTCCGTAAAGGAATCGAAGAAAACGATTGGACCTTTGAAAACGACTATTCTTTTGAATCAGGGGTACATGACTACGTGTCAGAGTATCTCTTAAAGGATGAGAGATGGTAA
- the rplI gene encoding 50S ribosomal protein L9, translating to MQKNTQPNQLLLLEDVVNLGRKGDLVKAKPGFARNFLLPKKKAVIADKRTIRLQERLKEERAKQSAVDKKESEAFAVQIKGKTLKTNVKSDKEGHLYGSVAVVDIVKILEEEEGVKLERRNVVLPKPIKTVGTFEIQLRLKEDVPATFFLKVIGEGQIEEVKSRVKVKEEGAEDLSEEGVSEEGEPLPTLKEQKAEMRDELEERSKK from the coding sequence ATGCAAAAAAATACACAACCTAATCAACTTCTCTTATTGGAAGACGTCGTCAATCTTGGGCGTAAAGGAGATCTCGTAAAAGCAAAGCCAGGTTTTGCTCGTAACTTCCTTTTGCCTAAGAAGAAAGCTGTCATTGCTGACAAGCGAACCATTCGTTTGCAAGAAAGACTAAAAGAAGAGAGGGCAAAACAATCTGCAGTTGATAAAAAAGAATCAGAAGCTTTTGCTGTTCAAATCAAAGGAAAAACGCTTAAGACCAATGTGAAGAGCGATAAAGAAGGACATCTTTATGGTTCTGTTGCTGTAGTTGATATCGTCAAAATTCTCGAAGAAGAAGAAGGCGTTAAGCTCGAGCGTCGCAATGTGGTATTGCCAAAACCCATTAAGACAGTGGGGACCTTTGAAATTCAACTTCGTCTAAAAGAAGATGTGCCTGCCACTTTCTTCTTAAAAGTCATCGGCGAAGGGCAGATTGAAGAGGTCAAATCGCGTGTTAAAGTCAAGGAAGAAGGAGCTGAAGACCTTTCTGAAGAAGGAGTTTCTGAAGAAGGAGAACCTCTCCCAACCTTGAAAGAGCAGAAAGCTGAGATGCGCGATGAACTTGAAGAGAGAAGCAAAAAGTAA
- the rfaE1 gene encoding D-glycero-beta-D-manno-heptose-7-phosphate kinase, with protein sequence MVKLIGSFSQLKPARILVVGDFMLDTYTTGRVQRISPEAPVPILHVKETQHLPGGAGNVVLNLKALGASVVCVGRIGPDIEGKRLKSLLEAEAVDTTGLFVQKATRTPVKNRLIAGSQQLMRVDDETLISIDQSVEKKVLSYINTQLDAIEVIAVSDYGKGFLSKTLLAALIQEGNKRKIPILVDPKGDDFSRYTKATMIKPNFKEAVEAAKLGSDATLDEVGHKLVRMTQTKHIIVTRSEAGISLFDNKKQRFDFPVKVREVIDVTGAGDTVLAVTAMAYAADLDLKEGLHLANVAASIAIERLGCVRVSLSDIAERLLETDVVNKVFDEHHLFALEQALKNKKLTILGLSSKEDLSAALFAKIQTLALADSEGKLMIYLTDEKPDEHFVALLSSLHEVDYIVLKSDSLSSLCEKIHPARVFSMDGKNLLSVDHHHDLVSV encoded by the coding sequence ATGGTAAAACTCATTGGCTCTTTTAGCCAACTTAAACCCGCCCGTATTCTCGTGGTTGGGGATTTTATGCTAGACACCTACACAACAGGACGTGTGCAGAGGATCTCTCCTGAAGCACCGGTTCCGATCTTGCATGTCAAAGAGACACAGCATCTTCCCGGTGGAGCTGGAAACGTTGTACTCAACCTTAAAGCTCTTGGTGCTTCAGTTGTTTGTGTGGGACGGATTGGTCCTGACATTGAAGGCAAACGACTAAAAAGCCTTCTTGAAGCTGAAGCTGTTGATACGACTGGCCTCTTTGTCCAAAAAGCAACCCGCACTCCCGTGAAAAATCGATTGATTGCTGGCTCGCAGCAGCTCATGCGTGTCGATGATGAGACGCTTATCTCCATCGATCAATCTGTTGAAAAAAAGGTTCTTTCTTATATCAATACTCAACTCGACGCAATTGAAGTGATAGCTGTTTCTGATTATGGAAAAGGCTTTTTATCGAAAACTTTACTTGCTGCGCTGATTCAAGAGGGAAATAAACGGAAGATTCCTATTCTTGTCGATCCGAAAGGAGATGATTTCTCACGCTACACGAAGGCGACGATGATCAAGCCTAATTTTAAGGAAGCTGTAGAAGCGGCGAAATTGGGAAGTGATGCAACGCTTGATGAAGTGGGACACAAGCTTGTCCGCATGACTCAAACAAAGCATATTATTGTGACTCGCTCTGAGGCAGGTATTAGTTTGTTTGACAACAAGAAGCAACGTTTCGACTTTCCTGTAAAAGTCCGTGAAGTGATCGATGTAACGGGCGCAGGGGATACTGTGTTAGCCGTCACAGCGATGGCTTATGCAGCTGATCTCGACCTCAAGGAAGGACTGCACCTTGCGAATGTGGCAGCAAGTATTGCGATTGAAAGACTTGGATGTGTGCGCGTGTCTCTTTCTGATATTGCAGAGCGCCTTTTGGAAACTGATGTAGTGAATAAAGTGTTTGACGAGCACCATCTCTTTGCTCTTGAGCAAGCCTTGAAGAATAAAAAGCTCACAATTTTAGGACTGAGCTCAAAAGAAGATTTGTCAGCGGCGCTTTTTGCTAAGATTCAAACGTTAGCTTTGGCAGATTCTGAAGGGAAGCTCATGATTTATCTAACCGATGAGAAGCCAGATGAGCACTTTGTCGCTCTTCTTTCATCCTTGCATGAGGTTGACTACATTGTCCTAAAGTCTGACAGCCTTTCAAGTCTATGTGAAAAGATTCATCCCGCACGTGTTTTCAGCATGGATGGAAAGAATCTTCTTTCAGTTGATCACCACCACGACCTTGTCAGTGTCTAA